TCACGGCGTCGAACCGTTGGCCTGCATCTATTGTGATATATTCAATGTTCATCTATGTTTTTTAATTTTAGTGAGTTAAAAAAACTTGGGGAGCGAGCGGCGAAACCCGCTCCCCTCGTTCCGCAGTTTAGTTCAGCAGGTCGGTGATGTCCTCCATTGCCTCGGCAGGCATTACGACTTTGCCGTTGGGAAAGTGGTACTTTTTGGCGAGGTAGCCGATGCCCTCCTCGCTCTCGTTGTACTCCTCGGAGGTGATCGGGGTCAGTTTCTCCACCTCGGCGGCCACCTCTGCCAGCCACTCGGACTGACAGCAGATTTCACGGTCGGGTTCGAACTCCGTCACTTCGGGCAACTCCTTACCCATCAGGAACGCCAGCAGGTAGTTCCAGATTTGGGCGTTCAGCAGGAGTTTGCCATCCAGTTCGGTGTACCCCTTACGGATTCCGAACCAAACATATCCGCATCCAGCCACGTCTACACGGGTGGTCACGATCAGGGTGGTAGCCCCTGCCGCAATCGCTTTCGTCAGCGTGCGGAACATTTTGGCGTTCCCTGCGGGCCTGATTTTAATTACTCGGAGGTTCGTTTTCTCCTCCTGTTCTTCTGCGCGGTTCCCAGCTACCTGCTGTGATGCCGCATTTTCTGAAATTACGTTCATAGCTTTAATGTTATTAAATTTAATGTTCATGTTGTCATCGATGTTTGTAAGCGTTTTCATAATCGTTATCTTTTTTATTAAGTTTTGTTGCCGCCTCTTTCGGGCTGTCGGCTACTCCCTGCAACCTTGGTCGGCCGTACGCTCCGACCTCGTTTACGACTGCAAAAGTGGTCGATTTTTTTTGCTTCTCCGAGCCTTTCGAGGTAGAGGTTGCAGGCTATATTCAGACCTATTCTTTACCTCTGTCTTTTAATTGGTTACATTTTGCGTTTCATCGGTCGTTTTTTTAGTTCAACCTCCACTTTCGGGCTTTCGGTTTCTCCCTGCGGATTCATCGGCCGTACGCTCCGATTTCCTCCGCTTGCAGTATATAAAACACTTGAACACGCCCTTTCGCTAATCGGCTCGGGGTAGAGAATATCGGCTTGTTTTCAGCCTGTTCTTTACCTCTGTTCTTCACTCCGTTGCAAAGAGCCGTTTTCAGTCGTTTTTTCGTTCGGTACATTGTCTTGTCGTTATTGATTACGCTGGCAAATATCAGCCATTTTTTCGCGTTTTCCGAGCCTTTCGAGGTAAACAATGTCGGCTGTTTTCATGCCTATTATTTACCTGCTCGTCAGTTTCATATCGGGTTCTTCTACTCTGTTACGATAACGCAAAAAACGCTCTTGGGTTTCGGCGGAACAGGTAAAGAAAAAGGGTGCATTTCTGCACCCATTCTCTACCTGAAATATGTCGGTTATTCAGAATAAATCCTTATGAACGATATTGTCCGTTACGATGTGTATTCGCTCGAACTCGACAGACGGGAATTTCGGTATCTTTTCCCCGCCGTATTTCTGTACGTTCTTCTTTATATAGCCGATGTCGGCGCGTATGTTTTTGGGGTTGAAAGAACCGTCATAGCCTTTATAGGAGGGATAGCACCCGACGAAGCGGGTGTAATCGTAGATCAACCTGCAAAGTTCGTTCGGCGTGTCGGGATTCTCGGACATTGCGTTTTCTTCATGGAGCATCCGATAAATCCCGTATGCGACAATCGGATAGCGCGTATTCATCGGTTTGGCTCCTGCCGACGGTTTGCGTCGTTCCAATTCCTGCCGTGCATCTTCGGCGGTCTGAATGTCGGGGAAATAATCGGCGAGTTCCTTTCGGATCAGACGGAACAGCCAGTTATTCGTATTGGGAATCGTCTGCGGTTCCTGCTTGCGGCTGTTGGTGCGCAGGGTCACGGGCATTTCCTGTTCTCCGACACGTTCGTACAGGTTCCGATGCCGTTGTTCGGTTTCTTCCATAAAAAGCATCAGTTTCGCCCACTCGCCCTTATAGGTGTTCCAATCTTCCCAATATCCGCGTTCGTATAACTCCTCCTCGTTGAATTTGCGGTCGGTGATGATGTAAGCCACGAATAAAAGGGCTTCACGCAATCGATCGGTCAAAAGGGGCGTTTCTCCGAACAGTTCCATATAAGCGTCATAATCGAAACGGTTAATAGGCAAATATATCTCGTGATCCTCTTGGATCGCTTTGGCGGCATGTTTGCCTGTACTCAATTCGATTTCATTTTCAAAGTAACCCAGCGTAATGCCGAAATAGTTTTCCAGCAACGGGGCGATTTCCCGTAAGGAGCGGGTATCGGTAGCCAAACAGCCTTTCGAGCCTGTAAGTTCGTTCATAAGCGGTAATTGTTTCAACGAATTTACAAAATTCCGCTTTCTGACGCAACTGACGACCGCAGAAAAAAGAAAAGGGACTACCCGATTAAATCGGATAATCCCTTAAAAGGTAGTGACAAACTCGGTTGCGGGGGCTATAAGATAGACCTTTTTTCAAACCTTGTCACCTCCTCACAATAAATTCTGCATGGCCGCATCTATCTGCGAGTTCTCGAACGAATCGAGGTAGATTTGCGTAATCTTTTCCGAACTGTGCCCCAGCGATTCGCTGATGATGGATGTCGAAACTCCCGACCTTTTGAGCACGGTGGCGAACGAGTGCCGAGCAACGTATGTCGTGAGCGTGATAGGCAGGTGTAGATGCTCGCCGATTAGTTTCAGATAGCGATTTATCCGCTTGTTCGTCCGTTGCACCCGTCCGTACTGCTGTTGTGCCGTAACGTGAACAGAACGCCTTAAAACAGGGAAAATGTAATCCTGCGGATGTGCGTTCGGTTGACGGTACTTGTCGAGAATGTCGAGGGCGGCGGGTTGGAGTTGGAACGACAGGAGTTTACCCGTTTTCTGACGGTTGAAAACCAGCCTCCCGTCCACGATGTCGGTATAACGGATGTGCAGAATGTCTGTCAGATTGATGCCGCACGACAGATAGCTGAACAGGAACAAGTCCTTTGCCAGTTGCAGGAACGGTTTGGGGTACTTGGTCAGCGTCCGCACCTCGCAATCCATAATCCGCCTTATGTCCTCTTTTGTCAGCGACCGTTTGGCCGTGGCTTCCTTGAATCGGCTCACTTTGAACGTGTCGAAAGGGTAGTCCGTTTTCTTGATTAGCCCGTCGGTGATTGCGCTGTTGTAGAGCACCCGCAACGAAC
This Alistipes shahii WAL 8301 DNA region includes the following protein-coding sequences:
- a CDS encoding site-specific integrase, which gives rise to MNTTIEAVLYTSKTLSNGQHPIMLRLTKNRKRKYISLHISLAPQYWDAEKCKPRRNCPDKERIEALIQQKTQELQSQVMDFKTSDKEYTLNTLVEKASRKVVRRTVGDYLNDYIDRLLAEKRVGNAKTFQELRTSLTKFCRSLDFYFIDIDAEWLKRYEQWLRVERHYSDNSIGIRFRSLRVLYNSAITDGLIKKTDYPFDTFKVSRFKEATAKRSLTKEDIRRIMDCEVRTLTKYPKPFLQLAKDLFLFSYLSCGINLTDILHIRYTDIVDGRLVFNRQKTGKLLSFQLQPAALDILDKYRQPNAHPQDYIFPVLRRSVHVTAQQQYGRVQRTNKRINRYLKLIGEHLHLPITLTTYVARHSFATVLKRSGVSTSIISESLGHSSEKITQIYLDSFENSQIDAAMQNLL